The following nucleotide sequence is from Candidatus Rokuibacteriota bacterium.
GACAATACCCGCGTGCTCGGGATGATCAAGGGGGACTACCAGGGCACCGGCGGCTACCTGCCCATCGACCAGGTCAAGCGCCTGCGCGAGGCGGCCAACGTGAAGATGGTCGAGCAGGAGTCGATGCGCATCATGATGTTCCAGATCAATAACCAGCGCGCACCGCTCACCGACGTGAACGTGCGGCGCGCCATCAGCTACGCCTTCGACTACGACGGCTTCAACAAGGAGATCCTGAGCGGCTCCGTGGAGCGGAACCCGGTGCCGATCCCCAACAACCTCTGGGGCGTGCCCCGGGACGTGAAGGGCTACAGCTACGACCTGGAGAAAGCCAAGCAGGAGCTGGCCAAGGCCAAGGTGAAGGTGGACCGGCCGATCACCGTCGGCTACCTCACGGGGTTCAGCCAGACGGAGCAGGCGGCGACGGTGATGGCCAACGGGCTCCGGAAGATCGGCATCGACACCAAGATCGTCAGCGAGCTGTGGCCGGCCATGGTCGATCGCATGAAGAAGCCCGAGACCTCGCCCGACCTGGTCGTCTACTGGATCAGCACGTACTACGCCGACCCCCATAACTGGATCGGCGAGATGTTCCATTCCGGGCAGTGGGGCACCTTCAAAGCCTCGAGCTTCTACAAGAATCCGCGAGTCGACGATCTCCTGGACACGGCGCTCACGTCCACCGACCGAAAGGTCCGGGACAAGGCCTACCAGGACGCGGCGCGCATCGTGGTGGAGGAGGCGGCGGGCGTGTGGATCTACAACACCAAGTACTTCGGCCCCTGGGCGAAGAATCTGGAGGGTATCCGCTTCAGCCCCATCGGCAATGGCCAGGAGATGCGCTGGGTCTACTACGCGAAGTAGCCACGATGCCGGTGCCCGGGGCGCCCTGACGCCCCGGGTCGCCCTCTCGCCGGACCTCGATGAGACTGCTGGCCCTCACGCTCCGGCGCCTGGCGTGGTTCGTTCCCACCTTGCTCGGCCTGCTCACCGTCACCTTCGTGATCTCGCGGGTCATTCCCGGCGATCCAGTGGCGCTGGTGGCGGGCGACACAGCCACCCCGGCTCAAGTGGAGGCCCTGCGGCGGCAGCTCGGCTTCGACCGGCCGCTGCCGGTCCAGTTCGTCAGCTACGTCGGCCGCCTCCTCCGGGGCGATATGGGCACGAGCCTGTACACCACGCGCCCCATTTCGGACGACCTCGCGAGCCGTCTCCCGGCCACCATCGAGCTCACGTTGGTGGCCATGGCTTTCTCGGTGGTCGTCGGGATCCCGCTGGGTGTGGTCTCCGCCCTGTGGCGCAACTCGGCCCTCGACCACGCCCTGCGCGTGATCACGGTCTCCGGCCTGGCCATCGCCAGCTTCTGGCTCGGGATCATGCTCCAGCTCCTCTTCGCCATGCGCCTCGGCTGGATGCCGCTCAACGGGCGTCTCCAGGGCTTCCCTCCGCGCGGTGTGACGGGGCTCTTCGTCGTCGACGCGGTGCTGGCGTGGGACGGGGCGGCCCTCGGGGCAGCGCTGGCCCACCTGGCGCTGCCCACCGCGACGCTGGCGTTCCCGGCCCTGGCCACGCTCGTCCGGTTCACCCGGGCGGGGGTCCTGGACGTGATGCAGTCCAACTCCGTCCTCTACGAGCGCGCCATGGGGCTGCCGCGCTCCGTGATCGTCTGGAAGTACATCCTTCGCAGCGCGCTCACGTCCACCGTGACCCAGATCGGGCTCTTGTTCGGCATTCTCCTGGCAGGGGCGGTCGTCACCGAGACCGTGTTCGACTGGCCGGGGATCGGGACCTATGCGGTGAACTCCATCATGCGCTCCGACTACAACGGGGTGATGGGCTTCACGGTGTGGGCGGGGGCGATCTTCATGGTCGTCAACCTGCTCGTCGACATCGTCCAGACCTTCGTCGATCCGCGCGTGGGAGCGTCGTGAGCGCCGTCCTCTTCGTCCTCTCGCGGGTGTGCCGGGACCGGTCGGCGCTGATCGGGCTCGTGCTGATCCTGGCCCTGGTGGTCTGCGCGGTCCTCGCTCCCGTGCTCGCGACGCATCCGGAGGACGTGTTCGAGCTCCACCCGGCCGAGCGGCTCCGGCCGCCCGGGGCCCAGCACCTGCTCGGCACCGACCGGATGGGAGCCGACATCTATAGCCGGCTGCTCTTCGGCGCCCGGATCACCATCCTCATCGGCGTCATCGCGGTCGGCGCCTCGCTCGTGATCGGGGTGCCCGTGGGTCTCATCGCCGGCTACTACCACAACTGGCTGAGCGATCTCCTGATGCGCGTGTCCGACATCTTCCTGGCCATCCCCCAGGTGGTCCTGGCCATCGCCATCGCGCAGACCCTGGGCCCGTCGCTCCCCAACGTGATCCTCGCCCTGTCCGTCACCTACTGGCCGTGGTTCGCCCGGCTGGTCTACGCGGAGACACGCTCGCTCCAGAAGGAGGTCTTCATCGAGTGCACCGCCGCCCTTGGGGCCTCGCCCGTCCGGCTGATCGCGCTGCACGTGCTGCCCAACGTCGCCTCGCCGATCATCGTGCGCGCCTCCATCGGCATGGGCTTCACCATCCTCACCGCGGCGGCGCTGGGCTTCCTCGGGCTGGGGCCGCCGCCGCCCACGCCGGAATGGGGCCGGACCATCGCGGAAGCGCGCGAGTTCCTGCCGGATGCGTGGTGGTATGCGGCCGCGCCGGGTCTGGCCATCTTCCTCACCGTCATGGGCTTCAACCTGCTCGGCGACGGGCTGCGCGACGTGCTGGACCCCCGGATCCGCCGCGGGCAAGGCGGCGCTAAGGACTCCGGTGACTGAGCTGCTCTCCGTGCGCGAGCTGGAGGTGGAGTTCGCCACCGACCAGGGCGTGGCCCAGGTGCTGGACCGCATCAACCTGGGCATCGCGCCGGGCGAGGTGGTGGGGCTGGTGGGCGAGAGCGGTTGCGGCAAGACCACCCTCGCGCGGGCGATCCTCGGCATTTTGCCAATGGGGGCGGCGCGAATCCGCGGCGGCGAGATCCGCTTCAAGGGCCGGGATCTGCTCCGGGAGGACCGCAACGTCGTCAACGACGAGGTGCGCGGCACGGCCATCACCTTCATCCCGCAGGACCCGTTCAGCTCCTTCAACCCCCTCTTCACCGTGGGGACGCAGATCATGGACCTCATGAAGTGGAAGTCGCCGCGGCGGCGGGACGAGGGCGGGCCGGCGGCGCCGGGACGCTGGCCGGCGCTGCTCCGCGGCTACCCGCGCGATCGGCGGCGTGCGGACCGCGAGGCGGCGCTCGAGATCCTGCGCGCGGTGCAGATTCCGGAGCCCGAGCGCGCCCTGCGTCGCCTGCCGCACGAGTTCTCCGGCGGCCAGCGGCAGCGGCTGATGATCGCCATGGCGTTCCTGCCGCGCCCCGACCTGATCATCGCCGACGAGCCCACGACGGCGCTGGATGTGACCATCCAGGCGCAGATCCTCCGCCTGCTCCGCGCGCTCGTGAAGGAGCGGGGCGTGTCCGTGCTCTTCACGACGCACGACCTGGGCACCGCGCATGAGATCTGCGATCGGGTCGTCGTCATGTACGCCGGACAGGAGATGGAGTCGGCGCCCACCGACGCCTTCTTTCACCGGCCCGCGCACCCGTACACGCAGCGGCTGCTCGAGAGCCTGCCAAACCCTGGCGGGGAGATCCGGGACATCCCGGGGGAGGTGCCCAGCCTGATCGGACCGCCGCCGGGCTGCCGCTTCCACCCACGCTGCGACTCCGCCACGGTGGAGTGCCGTGCCGGCCGGCCGGAGGCACAGACCGTCGGCGGCGAGCACCGCGTCCGGTGCTACCACCCGGTGGCGGCGCCGTGAGGCCAGACGCATG
It contains:
- a CDS encoding ABC transporter substrate-binding protein, coding for MRHARAVVASFSMLLAVALAAPIAPAEAQTRFVFANESPYDTMDPHAAFDVGRVAVRLNLYDGLYRWLDNPAVLQPWLAESHTVSADGLTYTFKLRRGAKFHDGTDVTAEDVRYSADRILALKKGAAALLSTMLAPGSTKAVDRSTVQFTLTKPTAIFLAVMPEIHVVNSVLLKKHEKDGDWGAAWLTGNDAGSGSYMLARYDPALGFQAKRFAGHFMPWGPKSIDEIEFRHVKEDNTRVLGMIKGDYQGTGGYLPIDQVKRLREAANVKMVEQESMRIMMFQINNQRAPLTDVNVRRAISYAFDYDGFNKEILSGSVERNPVPIPNNLWGVPRDVKGYSYDLEKAKQELAKAKVKVDRPITVGYLTGFSQTEQAATVMANGLRKIGIDTKIVSELWPAMVDRMKKPETSPDLVVYWISTYYADPHNWIGEMFHSGQWGTFKASSFYKNPRVDDLLDTALTSTDRKVRDKAYQDAARIVVEEAAGVWIYNTKYFGPWAKNLEGIRFSPIGNGQEMRWVYYAK
- a CDS encoding ABC transporter permease, yielding MRLLALTLRRLAWFVPTLLGLLTVTFVISRVIPGDPVALVAGDTATPAQVEALRRQLGFDRPLPVQFVSYVGRLLRGDMGTSLYTTRPISDDLASRLPATIELTLVAMAFSVVVGIPLGVVSALWRNSALDHALRVITVSGLAIASFWLGIMLQLLFAMRLGWMPLNGRLQGFPPRGVTGLFVVDAVLAWDGAALGAALAHLALPTATLAFPALATLVRFTRAGVLDVMQSNSVLYERAMGLPRSVIVWKYILRSALTSTVTQIGLLFGILLAGAVVTETVFDWPGIGTYAVNSIMRSDYNGVMGFTVWAGAIFMVVNLLVDIVQTFVDPRVGAS
- a CDS encoding ABC transporter permease, encoding MSAVLFVLSRVCRDRSALIGLVLILALVVCAVLAPVLATHPEDVFELHPAERLRPPGAQHLLGTDRMGADIYSRLLFGARITILIGVIAVGASLVIGVPVGLIAGYYHNWLSDLLMRVSDIFLAIPQVVLAIAIAQTLGPSLPNVILALSVTYWPWFARLVYAETRSLQKEVFIECTAALGASPVRLIALHVLPNVASPIIVRASIGMGFTILTAAALGFLGLGPPPPTPEWGRTIAEAREFLPDAWWYAAAPGLAIFLTVMGFNLLGDGLRDVLDPRIRRGQGGAKDSGD
- a CDS encoding ABC transporter ATP-binding protein; this translates as MTELLSVRELEVEFATDQGVAQVLDRINLGIAPGEVVGLVGESGCGKTTLARAILGILPMGAARIRGGEIRFKGRDLLREDRNVVNDEVRGTAITFIPQDPFSSFNPLFTVGTQIMDLMKWKSPRRRDEGGPAAPGRWPALLRGYPRDRRRADREAALEILRAVQIPEPERALRRLPHEFSGGQRQRLMIAMAFLPRPDLIIADEPTTALDVTIQAQILRLLRALVKERGVSVLFTTHDLGTAHEICDRVVVMYAGQEMESAPTDAFFHRPAHPYTQRLLESLPNPGGEIRDIPGEVPSLIGPPPGCRFHPRCDSATVECRAGRPEAQTVGGEHRVRCYHPVAAP